GCCCCTGTCTCCCAGGGTAGAGGTCTGTACTCTTTCAGGGGCAATCAGGTAGGAGGTGAACTCGTTAATTATGTTGAATTTCTTTGAAAGAGCGATAATCTCTTGTTTCACTTCTTCTTTTGCCGCTATAGAGAGAGAGGAATCATACCTGTAGATATTTGCAAGATGAGCAATTCTCTTCTGTGCCCAGATCTTTGCAATAAATGGGTTGTCAGGATTCTTTGAAACTCTGAATAGATACTCGTATCTGTATCTCTCTAATCCTCTTGTTCCTTCTACGATTACTTTCAGATCGCCCTCTTCAAAGTAAATGCCGGAGAGTCTTAGAGCCTGTCCGGAGAATAGAGAATGCGGGCCGGTCGGAAGAACCTTCGCAACCTCCGATCCTTCGATAGATATAGTCACATTCTCTAGAGCCGGCGTCTCGATCGTCCTGTAAAGATCGGTAACCTTTCCTTCAATGTTTTCACCTTCAACAATGTAACTTACCCTTCCAGCGTTTTCCTGAACCAGTCTGTCCAAAAGTTCAGCGACAACGCCCGTTCCTACTCCAAAAGAAAACAGGTGTACATTTCTGGCTCTTGCCTCGGGAGTTGCATCGTTGATTATCTTCCCCGTGTCCGTAATTCCTTCGGTGGGAGCTCCATCTGTGAGAAAGAGGAGCACTTTGAACCTTCCCTGGTCGTCTTTGCTAAACATGTCTATGCTCGTTTGAAGAGCGTCATAGATATTTGTCATGCCATCTGCCTGAATGCGCCTTACATTCTCTATCCAGACAGCCCTTTCCGATGCATCGAGCAATCCTCCCGTGAGATTGTGGACATGGCCATCGAAAGTCACAATCGCAAAGCGGTCGCCAGAGCGAAGCATCTGAAGGACCTGCTCCAGAGCTCTTTTTGCCTGCTCCATCTTCTCGCCGTACATCGAGCCGGAAATGTCGAGAACGAAGACAACATCCTTGGGAATGATTGTTTCTTCTTTCAGTCTAGGAATAATTGTAAGAAGGAAGTATCCTTCATTCATGGCATCATCCCAGTGGGTGGCAAGGGATGAAGGTATCTCGTCTTCCGATGATGTGAGAACCAAAGCTACGTCTGAACCTGGCACGAAATCGGTTGCGCTAAAGATATAATCCCTGCCCGACGCACTTTCCATCTCTCTGAACGGGTGAGTCGGCGAATAGACCTCTGCAATCTCAAACGGGACCGAAACTCTGATGTTGACAGCTCCTATCGGAGCAGAGAGAAAGCTATCAATCTTTAAAGGATAGATCATCGAATAAGAATTAGAAGAAATCTCGAGAGGCTGACTGTATTGGATCAGGAACTGGCGTTTCTCTCCCGGTTCAAAGGGATATATGCTCATTCGGATCAGTTGAGTTCCAACGTACTCGAGCAATGCAGGGTCTTTCAT
This genomic window from Mesotoga sp. Brook.08.105.5.1 contains:
- a CDS encoding VIT domain-containing protein yields the protein MKGFGAMVLFVLAGATVFSNGVVVPPYPIERGLGGFVMNSHNVHIKVEDGIATVIIEEEFENKSMRLLEAVYLFPIPSSAVISDFTMKIGDQVLKGEVLPADQAREIYQEIVAKMKDPALLEYVGTQLIRMSIYPFEPGEKRQFLIQYSQPLEISSNSYSMIYPLKIDSFLSAPIGAVNIRVSVPFEIAEVYSPTHPFREMESASGRDYIFSATDFVPGSDVALVLTSSEDEIPSSLATHWDDAMNEGYFLLTIIPRLKEETIIPKDVVFVLDISGSMYGEKMEQAKRALEQVLQMLRSGDRFAIVTFDGHVHNLTGGLLDASERAVWIENVRRIQADGMTNIYDALQTSIDMFSKDDQGRFKVLLFLTDGAPTEGITDTGKIINDATPEARARNVHLFSFGVGTGVVAELLDRLVQENAGRVSYIVEGENIEGKVTDLYRTIETPALENVTISIEGSEVAKVLPTGPHSLFSGQALRLSGIYFEEGDLKVIVEGTRGLERYRYEYLFRVSKNPDNPFIAKIWAQKRIAHLANIYRYDSSLSIAAKEEVKQEIIALSKKFNIINEFTSYLIAPERVQTSTLGDRGGFSASPAVDAVMAAKSVAEMEQDQFVGSGASDYKFVDSVGFALEKGIWVQDDEEVKTLEPISLVAYSKAYFELADRSEWVAKVFALGERVKFIFNGMLFEISDKGIESVEELDEILN